A single window of Kitasatospora sp. HUAS MG31 DNA harbors:
- a CDS encoding Fic family protein has protein sequence MQIFELSQISIDSSSRQLEDDVKGEVEALRGLGEFSPEVQAELTRSFLPDRISDTLNIEGVRVNPRLTRAVLDGLAVSDSDRYSEREILNVNEANELIESESKSGSLLSVSLVQEIHRRIAKDLAPDAGAFRAKNVEITGAKHRPPAWGDVSDLVREVCNQYADQEHSPLSVAAWTHATIAKIHPFSDGNGRTARMIQDFVLLRHGLLPIGIPISRRGEYYDALEVADDGEFGPLVSIMASAELAALDKARRIAQAPQQRRERIKRLVKAATKTTRQNEYNLYEIWRRRVEGFISEVTKWLDELNEESDDFRFRYRTYETKSFEKWKDIRARGLARGTWHLSIDVMVRGRMLCRFLFYSRRHRLDWTVDPDDKFRDDVGLFITSVGDREEQFSFDQYSDPYISLREVLPTKDGLVVYRDPDVAVESETPEGVNFQLERTRWEGQPELTPGDVIEEFVEQVLVKLGLIDS, from the coding sequence TTGCAGATTTTTGAACTTAGCCAGATTTCTATCGATTCCTCGTCACGCCAACTCGAAGATGACGTGAAAGGCGAGGTTGAGGCGCTTCGAGGACTGGGGGAATTCTCCCCAGAAGTCCAAGCAGAGCTGACTCGAAGCTTCCTGCCAGATCGCATTAGCGACACCCTTAACATCGAGGGCGTCCGCGTCAACCCTCGCCTCACGCGCGCCGTCCTCGACGGTCTCGCCGTTTCCGACTCTGATCGATATTCGGAACGAGAGATCCTCAACGTAAACGAGGCCAACGAGCTCATCGAGAGCGAGTCAAAATCCGGGTCGCTCCTCTCGGTTTCATTGGTTCAGGAGATCCACAGGAGAATCGCCAAGGACCTCGCTCCTGACGCCGGAGCATTCCGTGCAAAGAACGTCGAAATTACCGGCGCCAAGCATCGCCCTCCTGCATGGGGTGATGTGTCAGACCTAGTGCGTGAAGTATGCAATCAGTATGCAGATCAGGAGCACTCGCCACTCTCCGTCGCCGCCTGGACGCACGCCACGATCGCCAAGATTCATCCGTTCTCCGATGGCAACGGCAGAACAGCTCGAATGATCCAAGACTTCGTCCTTCTGCGACACGGCCTCCTTCCGATCGGCATTCCCATCAGCCGCCGGGGCGAGTACTACGATGCCCTGGAGGTCGCCGACGACGGAGAATTCGGACCCCTGGTATCCATCATGGCAAGCGCCGAACTGGCCGCCCTGGATAAGGCGCGGAGGATCGCGCAGGCGCCGCAGCAGCGTCGGGAAAGGATTAAGCGGCTCGTTAAGGCTGCAACCAAGACCACTCGACAAAACGAATACAACCTCTACGAGATCTGGCGCCGAAGAGTTGAAGGATTCATCAGTGAAGTCACGAAATGGCTCGATGAGCTAAACGAGGAATCCGACGACTTCAGGTTCAGGTATCGAACATACGAAACGAAGTCCTTCGAAAAATGGAAGGATATCCGCGCCAGGGGGCTAGCGCGGGGCACATGGCATCTGTCGATTGACGTCATGGTCAGAGGCAGAATGCTTTGCAGATTCCTATTCTATTCTCGCCGCCACAGACTCGACTGGACTGTTGATCCGGACGACAAGTTTCGCGACGACGTTGGCTTGTTTATCACTTCAGTGGGCGATCGAGAAGAACAATTCTCATTCGATCAATACTCTGACCCGTACATCTCCCTGCGCGAGGTCCTGCCCACCAAGGACGGGCTTGTCGTGTACCGCGACCCAGATGTCGCGGTAGAAAGCGAGACCCCCGAGGGAGTTAACTTCCAGCTAGAACGGACTCGGTGGGAGGGCCAACCTGAACTGACCCCGGGAGACGTCATCGAGGAGTTTGTGGAGCAGGTACTGGTTAAACTGGGCCTGATAGACTCATAA
- a CDS encoding cell division protein FtsK, which yields MNHGEDDEARELFARLEVELNEDRGDNVVDLGKVRSERGGATSGTAAADSAALQEASVYEGGPLPMVDGPQPAGPGLLDRVRSEKRRPVFPAWLRSRAEFRAAAGWTVGHYAHTAAFHAVRLPSYTGRLLIRSPSGAARGMRELRRWTRDLEGEPVRAHAVAREDAELYLKLSRQRDRRVSARGWIATLVSLLAAGLVPLVVLTAPKWALAALLLAGSLILGWAGMPTDQPLISRAVVAAKVQRLTSEMVERALSVLAVSGVTQYLSKGGRIDFTAPITRDGPGWRADVQLPPGVTVGEVMDKRDKLASGLRRPLGCVWPEPMPGEHPGMMALWVGDQDMNKTQQPAWPLLQTGRVDLFKPAAFATDQRGRWVEVTLMYVAAVIGAIPRMGKTFLLRLLLLIAALDPRAELHTYDLKGTGDLDPVGEKVSYRHRAGEDDEDIRYALEDMREVREELRRRAKVIRSLPRDVCPESKVTSTLADMKSLGLHPIFIGVDECQKWFEHPTYGRELEEICTDLVKRGPATGIVILLATQRPDAKSLPTGISANASVRLCLKVMGQLENDMVLGTSSYRNGIRATTFAWADKGIAYFVGEGADARIVRAVNIDAPTAEAIAARARAVRKRAGLLAGYAAGNDAGSERASSYDLLADVVAVVPATEAKVWSETVVARLAELRPEVYGGWAPDQLTAALKPYGIRTGQVWGTAEDGKGANRRGITRADIANAIAERDRKRDAS from the coding sequence GTGAACCACGGTGAGGACGACGAGGCCCGCGAGCTCTTCGCCCGCCTGGAAGTCGAGTTGAACGAGGACCGAGGTGACAACGTGGTCGACCTCGGCAAGGTCCGGTCGGAGCGCGGCGGAGCCACCTCGGGCACCGCCGCTGCTGACTCGGCCGCGCTGCAGGAGGCCTCGGTGTACGAAGGCGGACCCCTGCCGATGGTCGACGGCCCGCAGCCGGCGGGACCGGGCCTGCTCGACCGGGTCCGCTCCGAGAAGCGCCGGCCCGTGTTTCCGGCCTGGCTGCGAAGCCGGGCGGAGTTCAGGGCGGCAGCGGGGTGGACCGTCGGCCACTACGCCCACACGGCCGCCTTCCACGCTGTGCGCCTGCCGTCGTACACGGGCAGGCTGCTGATCCGATCGCCCTCCGGGGCCGCCCGCGGCATGCGTGAACTCCGGCGCTGGACGCGTGACCTGGAAGGCGAACCGGTCCGCGCGCACGCGGTGGCCCGGGAGGACGCCGAGCTCTACCTCAAACTCTCCCGCCAGCGCGACAGGCGGGTCTCCGCCCGCGGCTGGATCGCCACACTCGTCAGTCTGCTGGCGGCGGGGCTCGTCCCGCTCGTGGTGCTGACCGCGCCAAAGTGGGCGCTGGCCGCACTGCTCCTGGCCGGTTCGCTCATCCTTGGGTGGGCGGGGATGCCGACCGACCAGCCGTTGATCTCCCGCGCGGTGGTGGCGGCGAAGGTGCAGCGGCTGACCTCGGAGATGGTCGAGCGGGCCCTGTCCGTGCTCGCCGTCAGCGGGGTCACCCAGTACCTCTCGAAGGGCGGCCGGATCGACTTCACCGCCCCGATCACCCGCGACGGCCCCGGCTGGCGTGCCGACGTCCAGCTGCCGCCCGGAGTGACCGTCGGCGAGGTGATGGACAAGCGAGACAAGCTCGCCTCGGGCCTCCGCCGCCCGTTGGGCTGCGTCTGGCCCGAGCCCATGCCCGGTGAGCACCCCGGGATGATGGCGCTCTGGGTCGGCGACCAGGACATGAATAAGACCCAGCAGCCCGCCTGGCCGCTGCTCCAGACCGGCCGAGTCGACCTGTTCAAGCCCGCGGCCTTCGCCACCGACCAGCGCGGACGCTGGGTCGAAGTGACCCTGATGTACGTCGCTGCCGTCATCGGCGCCATCCCGCGCATGGGCAAGACGTTCCTTCTCCGCCTGCTCCTGCTCATCGCCGCCCTGGACCCGCGCGCCGAGCTCCATACGTACGACCTGAAGGGCACCGGCGACCTCGATCCGGTCGGCGAGAAGGTCTCGTACCGCCACCGCGCGGGCGAGGATGACGAGGACATTCGGTACGCCCTGGAGGACATGCGGGAGGTTCGGGAGGAGCTGCGGCGCCGGGCGAAGGTGATCCGGTCGTTGCCGCGCGACGTCTGCCCGGAGTCGAAGGTCACCAGCACGCTCGCCGACATGAAATCGCTCGGGCTGCACCCGATCTTCATCGGTGTCGACGAGTGCCAGAAGTGGTTCGAGCACCCGACGTACGGCCGCGAGCTCGAAGAGATCTGCACCGACCTGGTGAAGCGGGGGCCGGCCACGGGCATCGTGATCCTGTTGGCTACCCAGCGCCCGGACGCCAAGTCGCTTCCGACCGGCATCAGCGCGAACGCTTCGGTGCGGCTCTGCCTGAAGGTGATGGGCCAGTTGGAGAACGACATGGTTCTCGGCACCAGCTCCTACCGCAACGGCATCCGTGCCACCACCTTCGCCTGGGCGGACAAGGGCATCGCCTACTTCGTCGGCGAGGGCGCCGACGCCAGGATCGTGCGGGCGGTGAATATCGACGCGCCCACCGCCGAGGCGATCGCGGCCCGAGCCCGCGCCGTCCGCAAGCGGGCCGGCCTGCTCGCCGGATACGCGGCGGGCAACGATGCGGGCTCGGAGCGGGCATCGTCCTACGACCTGCTGGCGGACGTCGTGGCCGTCGTCCCCGCGACCGAGGCCAAGGTGTGGTCCGAGACCGTGGTCGCCCGCCTGGCCGAGCTCCGCCCGGAGGTCTACGGCGGGTGGGCGCCGGACCAGCTGACCGCCGCACTGAAGCCGTACGGCATCCGCACCGGACAGGTCTGGGGCACAGCCGAGGACGGCAAGGGTGCCAACCGGCGCGGAATCACCCGCGCCGACATCGCCAACGCCATCGCGGAACGTGACCGGAAGCGCGACGCGAGCTGA
- a CDS encoding Imm53 family immunity protein: MSDSEHVLSWLQTWYADQCNENWEHEWGVKIDTLDNPGWSVTIDLEETDLQEREYPRHDVNRSPHDWTSAS; encoded by the coding sequence ATGAGCGATTCGGAGCATGTCCTCAGCTGGCTGCAGACCTGGTACGCCGATCAATGCAACGAGAACTGGGAACACGAGTGGGGCGTGAAGATCGATACGCTCGACAACCCCGGTTGGTCTGTCACCATCGACCTGGAGGAGACGGACCTGCAGGAACGCGAGTACCCCCGACACGACGTTAACCGCAGCCCGCACGACTGGACGTCTGCTTCGTAA
- a CDS encoding glycosyltransferase family 2 protein, which produces MQRRIIIVTAVHPPAAPYLPDAYKSLCEQVLPEGWDWQWLIQEDGTSNDVAPYVPDDARVSFRQGRPGRAGMARTIALARADGEFVKVLDADDMLPPGALARDLAVLTADPTIGWTTSRVLDLLPDGSTVGFDQDPEEGPIERGAVLDHWKAHDYRAQVHPATLFVRRDLLLALGGWMALPASEDTGLLMALSAVSRGWFTPEVGLLYRKWPGQATGQAAHSDAEERDARMAVIESRAQSLAQLGWAYPTEA; this is translated from the coding sequence GTGCAGCGGCGCATCATCATCGTCACTGCTGTCCACCCGCCGGCCGCCCCGTACCTGCCGGACGCGTACAAGTCCCTCTGCGAGCAGGTTCTCCCCGAGGGATGGGACTGGCAGTGGCTCATCCAGGAGGACGGCACCAGCAACGACGTCGCGCCCTACGTGCCCGACGACGCCCGGGTCAGCTTCCGCCAGGGCCGGCCAGGACGCGCCGGCATGGCGCGCACGATCGCCCTTGCGCGGGCCGACGGGGAGTTCGTCAAGGTCTTGGACGCCGACGACATGCTGCCCCCCGGCGCCCTGGCCCGCGACCTTGCCGTCCTCACCGCTGACCCCACCATCGGGTGGACCACGTCCCGGGTGCTGGACCTGCTGCCCGACGGCTCGACCGTCGGATTCGACCAGGACCCGGAGGAGGGCCCGATCGAGCGCGGGGCCGTTCTCGACCACTGGAAGGCCCACGACTACCGCGCCCAGGTCCACCCGGCGACCCTCTTCGTCCGCCGTGACCTGCTCCTCGCACTCGGCGGCTGGATGGCCCTGCCCGCATCCGAGGACACCGGCCTTCTTATGGCCCTGAGCGCCGTGAGCCGCGGATGGTTCACCCCCGAGGTCGGCCTCCTCTACCGGAAGTGGCCCGGGCAGGCGACCGGCCAGGCAGCCCACAGCGATGCCGAGGAACGCGACGCTCGTATGGCTGTCATCGAGTCCCGAGCGCAGTCCCTCGCGCAGCTCGGGTGGGCGTACCCAACGGAGGCCTGA
- a CDS encoding IS5 family transposase, whose product MRGHEEVNGELTGPNPVDRGKYGSKIHLLTERTGLPLSLAISGANVHDSQALIPLPDAIPPIRSRRGPRRRRPGKLHGDKAYDHRFIRSYLRRRQISARIARRGIDSSQRLGRHRWVIERIVAWLGGFRRLHRRYERKADHFAAFASIAAALICIRRLPK is encoded by the coding sequence TTGCGGGGCCACGAAGAAGTTAACGGGGAGCTGACAGGTCCGAATCCTGTCGATCGGGGCAAGTACGGGTCGAAGATCCACCTGCTCACCGAACGTACCGGTTTACCCCTGTCGCTCGCGATCTCCGGGGCCAACGTCCACGACAGCCAGGCCCTGATCCCGCTCCCCGACGCCATCCCGCCGATCCGCTCACGACGTGGCCCCAGGCGGCGACGGCCCGGCAAGCTCCACGGTGACAAAGCCTACGATCACCGCTTCATCCGCTCCTACCTGCGGCGGCGTCAGATCTCGGCTCGCATCGCCCGCCGAGGAATCGACTCTTCCCAGCGCCTCGGCCGGCACCGATGGGTTATCGAGCGCATCGTCGCCTGGCTCGGCGGCTTCCGCCGACTTCACCGCCGCTACGAACGCAAGGCCGACCACTTCGCCGCCTTCGCCAGCATTGCCGCAGCCCTCATTTGCATCCGAAGACTCCCAAAATGA
- a CDS encoding GntR family transcriptional regulator gives MREQPPHLRVADALRQRIASQEWSPGDRLPSRSELGQQYGVGDNVVRRAQELLISQGFLEGRAGSGTYVAEPRERVRLVRSRAREERGGSPFQADMAGIGKRGTWESRSDAKVSAPAEIAARLGIAEGDPCVRTVYEFLADKKPVQLSTSWEPRSITAGTIVVLPEGGPHASTGVVHRMAQIGITVSHAVEEPAPRHATDEEAALLGVQRGALVTHIRRTYFSDDGRAVETADVVIPVALCELVYEVPINP, from the coding sequence ATGCGCGAGCAACCTCCCCACCTCCGCGTCGCCGACGCCCTCCGTCAGCGCATCGCGAGCCAGGAATGGTCACCAGGCGACCGCCTGCCCTCCCGCTCCGAGCTGGGGCAGCAGTACGGCGTCGGCGACAATGTCGTGCGCCGTGCACAGGAACTGTTGATCTCTCAGGGATTTCTTGAGGGGCGCGCGGGCTCGGGAACGTACGTCGCCGAGCCGCGCGAGCGCGTACGGCTGGTCCGCTCCCGAGCGCGGGAGGAGCGCGGCGGGTCACCCTTCCAGGCCGACATGGCTGGCATCGGCAAGCGGGGCACCTGGGAGAGCCGATCGGACGCCAAGGTGTCTGCCCCGGCGGAGATCGCCGCGCGCCTCGGCATCGCCGAAGGTGACCCGTGCGTCCGCACGGTCTACGAGTTCCTGGCGGACAAGAAGCCCGTTCAACTGTCGACCAGTTGGGAACCGCGCAGCATCACGGCCGGCACGATCGTGGTCCTTCCCGAGGGCGGACCGCACGCCAGCACCGGCGTGGTTCACCGGATGGCGCAGATCGGCATCACGGTCAGCCACGCGGTCGAGGAGCCAGCACCGCGGCACGCTACCGATGAGGAGGCGGCGCTCTTGGGCGTCCAGCGCGGCGCCCTGGTCACACACATCCGCCGTACCTACTTCAGTGACGACGGCCGCGCGGTGGAGACCGCGGACGTCGTCATTCCCGTGGCCCTGTGCGAGCTGGTCTACGAGGTGCCGATCAATCCCTGA
- a CDS encoding GntR family transcriptional regulator — translation MTVRYLHVADDLRRRIMTGVIPADSMLPPEQELAIEYQVGKPTLRRALEVLQGEGFVEKFHGRGNFARQPFQRTTYLAGWRPADRGDGGGATGIEIAVQEVQARRYVSSLLKVPEGTPLVEYAILAEQDGMPRSWARVYLPAELSVTRLVEARSPWGDDITELLTSAGIQFVVTTERITARAPDAEEMRALRIAAWTSVLAIERSLIDISGRVVETILLTLPGDRAEVRLAAPAAFGTEAGR, via the coding sequence ATGACCGTTCGCTATCTGCATGTTGCCGACGACCTTCGCCGCCGGATCATGACTGGGGTGATCCCGGCCGACAGCATGCTGCCGCCGGAGCAGGAGCTCGCCATCGAGTACCAGGTGGGCAAGCCCACGCTGCGGCGCGCCCTTGAGGTGCTTCAGGGCGAGGGATTCGTCGAGAAGTTCCACGGCCGCGGGAACTTCGCCCGGCAACCGTTCCAGCGCACCACGTACCTCGCCGGCTGGCGCCCGGCCGATCGAGGCGACGGTGGTGGCGCTACAGGCATCGAAATCGCTGTCCAGGAGGTGCAGGCGCGGCGCTACGTGTCGTCTCTGCTAAAGGTCCCCGAGGGCACCCCGTTGGTCGAGTACGCCATCCTCGCCGAGCAGGACGGCATGCCGCGCAGCTGGGCGCGTGTCTACCTTCCGGCTGAACTGAGCGTCACCCGTCTTGTTGAGGCCCGCTCGCCCTGGGGCGATGACATCACGGAGCTGCTGACCAGCGCCGGAATTCAGTTCGTCGTCACCACGGAGCGCATCACCGCGCGCGCTCCGGACGCCGAGGAGATGCGGGCCCTCCGGATCGCCGCCTGGACGTCGGTACTGGCGATCGAGCGGTCCCTCATCGACATCAGCGGTCGCGTGGTGGAGACCATACTGCTCACCCTTCCCGGCGACCGCGCGGAAGTCCGGCTCGCCGCGCCTGCGGCCTTCGGGACGGAGGCCGGCCGGTGA
- a CDS encoding ATP-binding protein translates to MTTVLPRLPEVTAESAIWLPRRERSANKARVQLRRFLADVEGGELYRDVGELLLTELVTNAVRHACVPPGRLIFARFALTSGLLRIEVHDASSELPVIKTADGDDEAGRGLCLVEQLSTAWGCHLREGGIGKAVWCLVSPATPSDLTTGVDHETMEAAQ, encoded by the coding sequence GTGACCACGGTCCTTCCTCGCCTCCCCGAAGTGACTGCCGAGTCGGCGATCTGGCTGCCCCGCCGCGAGCGGTCGGCAAACAAGGCTCGTGTGCAGCTGCGGCGCTTCCTCGCTGACGTCGAAGGCGGCGAACTCTACCGAGACGTCGGCGAGCTGTTGCTGACCGAGCTGGTCACCAACGCGGTTCGGCATGCCTGCGTGCCGCCAGGCCGGCTGATCTTCGCTCGGTTCGCACTGACCTCGGGGCTGCTGCGAATCGAGGTACACGACGCCAGCAGCGAACTGCCGGTGATCAAGACGGCCGACGGGGACGACGAGGCCGGCCGCGGGCTGTGCCTGGTTGAGCAGCTGTCCACCGCGTGGGGCTGCCACCTGCGCGAGGGCGGAATCGGCAAGGCGGTTTGGTGTCTCGTCTCCCCGGCCACCCCGAGCGATCTGACGACCGGCGTCGACCACGAAACCATGGAGGCGGCGCAGTGA
- a CDS encoding GntR family transcriptional regulator: MAKVYERIADDLRQLIRAGELRPGDRLPAETSLADQYKKSLPTVRQALAVLQAEGLIEKQHGRGNFVRRPRKLVERTNERHQWEKDRARESLQTRSQTGATEHDTGLQLDDLVFTAKYKEIKADERLAKAIGLPEGTALLERTFRTRYRAESAPFNLTRSYLVLEMIAGNSDLLDETKEPWPGGTQNQLHTVGIEVDRVVERVTARPPTAEEMEELDLPPGTAVLVLQKISYDTNDRVVDVADVTLPGDRTEMTFTTRLERW; the protein is encoded by the coding sequence ATGGCGAAGGTGTACGAGCGGATTGCGGACGATCTCCGTCAGCTCATCCGCGCAGGTGAACTGCGGCCCGGCGACCGCCTACCAGCGGAAACGAGCCTCGCCGACCAGTACAAGAAGAGCCTCCCCACCGTCCGGCAGGCCCTGGCCGTTCTCCAGGCCGAAGGACTGATCGAGAAGCAGCACGGCCGCGGCAACTTCGTCCGCCGCCCCCGGAAGCTCGTCGAGCGCACCAACGAGCGGCACCAGTGGGAGAAGGACCGCGCACGCGAGTCGCTGCAGACGCGGTCGCAGACCGGCGCGACCGAGCACGACACCGGCCTGCAACTGGACGACCTGGTCTTCACCGCGAAGTACAAGGAGATCAAGGCGGACGAGCGCCTTGCGAAGGCCATCGGTCTCCCGGAAGGGACCGCACTCCTGGAGCGGACTTTCCGGACCCGCTACCGCGCCGAGTCCGCGCCCTTCAACCTGACGCGCTCCTACCTCGTACTGGAGATGATCGCGGGCAACTCTGATCTCCTGGACGAGACGAAGGAGCCGTGGCCGGGCGGCACGCAGAACCAGCTCCACACCGTGGGCATCGAGGTGGACCGCGTGGTCGAACGGGTCACCGCCCGTCCGCCGACGGCGGAGGAGATGGAGGAGCTGGACCTGCCGCCCGGGACGGCCGTCCTGGTCCTGCAGAAGATCTCGTACGACACGAATGACCGTGTCGTGGACGTCGCCGACGTCACGCTGCCCGGCGACCGCACGGAGATGACCTTCACCACTCGACTGGAAAGGTGGTGA
- a CDS encoding AAA family ATPase has protein sequence MSIEFRLNSVRLYTTEGIASYEFESDLTVLEGPTGVGKTTLLELIKYGFGAGDARLASVATEAVHDVALDASIGDGQFLISRSLDSAKSKNVRITDLQTGERLPDRPVDGESSLNTFLLDKLGLPDNILAAAQKSKSSKPGSRVTFGDIFKYMYIPQYAINRDIADSREGYYDPKRKAVFELLFKLTDPGILALQSEVNVLNGKIDTADEHLNTILGFLSDSNTSSREEVEQSLQEAAAEQDRAQEELDLLREELDPVVDRQTQAYRDLLTDAERSLAEARGAVLALARERDEIGLERRRVAADHARLERMRDAGARLANIEFSVCPRCMQSVKNRPVEEDACRLCLQPDPVSPGQAADTYELQQLELQLSEMDAQQEVTEQQAAKAERAVADRESLVKNLTETLEARTSQRITPRLQAFSDASDRLATSRTRQEYFEMALQQWDRVADIAAEVESLRTKQDHLKASIAARKAALRAHKDSVLNGIEEEFRRTVSSLEIATVETAGFDRENYLPLINGKVFTKTLMSGGGSMTATQIAYWTTLMSVARDHDTRYPSLLIIDGPRLALNTATETCAAIYGRLVDGVSETPGAVQFVVSDNELPEDYPGDFARIEFNYQNPTISTIRHPGRGRVDVIASVDE, from the coding sequence GTGAGCATTGAGTTCCGCCTAAATTCAGTCAGGCTGTACACCACTGAGGGGATCGCGAGCTACGAATTCGAGTCCGACCTGACGGTGCTTGAGGGCCCGACGGGCGTCGGCAAGACCACCCTGCTCGAGTTGATCAAGTACGGGTTCGGGGCGGGTGATGCCCGACTTGCATCCGTTGCTACGGAGGCCGTCCACGACGTTGCACTGGACGCCAGCATCGGCGATGGCCAATTCCTCATTTCGCGCAGCCTGGATTCAGCAAAGAGCAAAAACGTCCGCATAACCGACCTCCAAACCGGGGAACGACTCCCCGATCGTCCCGTCGATGGCGAATCCAGCCTCAACACCTTCCTGCTGGATAAACTTGGACTTCCCGATAATATTTTGGCTGCGGCCCAGAAGAGCAAGAGCAGCAAGCCAGGAAGCCGTGTCACTTTTGGTGACATTTTCAAGTACATGTACATTCCGCAGTATGCCATCAATCGAGACATCGCAGATAGCAGGGAAGGATACTACGACCCCAAGAGAAAAGCCGTATTCGAGCTTCTGTTCAAGTTGACGGATCCCGGAATCCTTGCCCTGCAATCGGAAGTAAATGTTCTCAATGGGAAAATTGATACCGCCGATGAGCATCTCAATACGATTCTAGGGTTCCTCAGCGATAGCAACACCAGCAGTCGCGAAGAGGTAGAGCAGAGCCTGCAGGAGGCTGCTGCTGAGCAAGATCGAGCCCAAGAGGAACTAGACCTTCTGCGAGAGGAGCTCGATCCTGTAGTCGACCGGCAGACTCAGGCGTATCGAGATCTCCTCACAGATGCGGAAAGGTCTTTGGCTGAGGCCCGTGGCGCCGTACTAGCCCTCGCGCGTGAGCGCGATGAGATTGGCCTGGAGCGTCGGCGGGTGGCGGCTGATCACGCTCGGCTTGAGCGTATGCGGGACGCAGGCGCCCGACTGGCCAATATCGAGTTCTCCGTTTGTCCACGATGCATGCAGTCTGTCAAGAATCGGCCGGTCGAGGAAGATGCGTGCCGGCTATGCCTGCAGCCAGATCCAGTTTCTCCCGGTCAAGCAGCCGACACTTACGAGCTGCAGCAGCTTGAGCTCCAGTTGTCCGAAATGGACGCACAGCAGGAGGTGACAGAGCAGCAGGCAGCTAAGGCCGAGCGGGCAGTTGCAGACCGCGAGTCGTTGGTCAAGAACCTAACCGAGACCCTGGAAGCACGCACGTCCCAGCGCATTACTCCGAGATTGCAGGCCTTTAGCGATGCTTCGGACCGGCTGGCGACTTCCCGCACGCGCCAAGAATATTTCGAGATGGCCTTGCAGCAGTGGGATCGTGTGGCCGACATCGCAGCCGAGGTCGAGAGTCTTCGGACGAAACAGGATCACCTTAAGGCCTCAATAGCAGCACGGAAAGCAGCGCTTAGGGCCCACAAGGACTCTGTACTGAATGGGATTGAGGAGGAATTCCGCCGAACTGTCAGCAGTCTGGAAATTGCTACGGTCGAGACAGCAGGGTTCGACCGCGAAAACTACCTTCCTCTAATCAATGGAAAGGTCTTCACTAAGACGTTGATGAGTGGCGGGGGCTCCATGACTGCAACTCAGATTGCCTATTGGACGACGCTAATGAGTGTGGCCCGGGACCACGACACGCGCTACCCGTCTTTGCTTATCATTGATGGCCCTCGCCTTGCCCTAAATACGGCGACCGAGACGTGTGCCGCCATCTACGGGCGACTCGTCGATGGTGTGAGCGAGACCCCTGGAGCCGTACAGTTCGTCGTGTCCGATAACGAATTGCCCGAGGACTATCCAGGTGATTTTGCCAGAATTGAGTTTAACTACCAGAATCCCACTATTTCCACTATTCGACACCCCGGGCGGGGGCGAGTTGACGTAATCGCCTCAGTTGACGAGTAG